One Halostagnicola kamekurae DNA segment encodes these proteins:
- a CDS encoding ABC transporter ATP-binding protein: MVADVDTPTASRREKIDALISVLKYDPRLTVLIVGVGIVAAVLEGVGLSFLLPIIELVQSGGQPGQSGNLGAFATVYQTVNVPLTLGTAVIGVAVVMTIRFAASFLVAWLREILRMSYIRDLQTEAFANAFEAEIAYVDDVGSDDTLNAIITQTFHAGQVIRRLVLFLEQSFLGAVYGLIAFVISPRLTVLTVAVLGSVTLLLRVVIEPDGDIGDRVADANERRQQTAQAGIQGMRESRIFGLVDELYGDFVDSVEQYTSARIKLRRNQAAINNFYQLTVAVSVFALIYVSLTYVDLTLSSLGLFLFAMFRLGPKASRANELFYRIGHDLPHLVRTRQFTRDLAQNAEPDTAERAVPDRVESITATDVTFSYDGETDVLKEVDFAVERGEFVAFVGQSGAGKSTVVSLLSRMYEPTGGEIRANGVPIGEMDISAWRDRIAVVSQDPYIFDDTLRYNLTIADRDATDAEIDRACELARVDEFLEDLPNGYDTSVGDDGVRLSGGQKQRVAIARALIDDVDVLLLDEATSDLDTNLEREVQRGFETMDREYIVVTVAHRLSTVQNADRIYTLDDGVVTEVGSHDELVENDGEYADLYAVQGRR, from the coding sequence ATGGTAGCAGATGTCGATACGCCGACCGCGTCGAGACGAGAGAAGATCGACGCCCTGATCAGCGTTCTCAAGTACGACCCGCGACTCACGGTACTGATCGTAGGCGTCGGAATCGTCGCCGCCGTGTTGGAGGGAGTGGGGCTGAGCTTCTTGCTGCCGATCATCGAGCTGGTCCAGTCAGGCGGCCAGCCCGGACAGAGCGGAAACCTCGGCGCGTTCGCGACGGTGTATCAGACCGTGAACGTTCCGCTGACACTGGGGACGGCGGTGATCGGCGTCGCCGTCGTCATGACGATACGGTTCGCGGCGAGTTTTCTCGTGGCGTGGCTCCGCGAAATCCTCCGGATGTCTTACATACGAGACCTCCAGACGGAGGCGTTCGCGAACGCGTTCGAGGCCGAGATCGCGTACGTAGACGACGTCGGGTCCGACGACACGCTGAACGCGATCATCACCCAGACGTTTCACGCGGGACAGGTTATTCGGCGGCTGGTGTTGTTCCTCGAGCAATCGTTTCTCGGGGCCGTCTACGGACTCATCGCGTTCGTCATCTCGCCCCGTCTGACGGTACTTACCGTCGCCGTTCTCGGGAGCGTGACGCTGTTACTGCGAGTCGTCATCGAGCCGGACGGCGACATCGGCGACAGGGTCGCGGACGCGAACGAACGGCGCCAGCAAACCGCCCAGGCCGGCATTCAGGGGATGCGAGAGAGCCGGATCTTCGGGCTCGTCGACGAGTTGTACGGGGATTTCGTCGACTCAGTCGAGCAGTATACGAGCGCACGAATCAAGCTCCGGCGAAATCAGGCCGCGATCAACAACTTCTATCAGCTGACCGTCGCGGTGTCCGTGTTCGCGCTCATTTACGTCTCGCTCACCTACGTCGACCTGACGCTCAGCTCGCTCGGGCTCTTTCTGTTCGCGATGTTCAGGCTGGGGCCGAAGGCGAGTCGGGCGAACGAGCTGTTCTACCGGATCGGCCACGACCTCCCCCACCTAGTGCGGACCCGCCAGTTCACGCGCGATCTCGCCCAGAACGCCGAACCGGACACCGCCGAACGCGCGGTTCCAGACCGGGTCGAGTCGATCACCGCAACCGACGTCACCTTCTCGTACGACGGCGAGACCGACGTGCTGAAGGAAGTGGACTTCGCCGTCGAGCGAGGGGAGTTCGTGGCGTTCGTCGGACAGTCCGGGGCCGGAAAGTCGACCGTCGTCTCCCTGCTCTCGCGCATGTACGAGCCGACCGGCGGCGAGATCAGGGCGAACGGCGTCCCGATCGGGGAGATGGACATTTCGGCCTGGCGCGACCGGATCGCGGTCGTCAGCCAAGACCCGTACATCTTCGACGACACGCTCCGGTACAACCTGACGATCGCCGACAGGGACGCCACGGATGCCGAGATCGACCGAGCCTGCGAACTCGCGCGGGTGGACGAGTTCCTCGAGGACCTCCCGAACGGCTACGACACGTCCGTCGGCGACGACGGCGTCCGCCTCTCCGGCGGCCAGAAACAGCGCGTCGCCATCGCTCGAGCGCTCATAGACGACGTCGACGTGTTGCTTTTGGACGAAGCGACGAGCGATCTGGACACGAACTTAGAACGAGAGGTACAGCGCGGATTCGAGACGATGGATCGAGAGTACATCGTCGTCACCGTCGCCCACCGCCTCTCGACCGTCCAGAACGCGGACCGCATCTACACGCTCGACGACGGCGTCGTCACGGAAGTCGGCTCGCACGACGAACTCGTCGAAAACGACGGGGAGTACGCCGATCTCTACGCCGTACAGGGCCGCCGATGA
- a CDS encoding sugar transferase: MTADAQSQSSVTIGGEESGVHPKTAYRALAVTGTATITVLCFLLVNTPLIRAVLDRDLSPTSGPSEQSVASAEPLLALGVVVAVAVAGMAPLCKPKSRRVLETVRTTLRSLALVGLVLGTIGYVGFAVRLPPKTLALSIGFLALSLSLWFVGLQRFLRNRTEGTLIVGTDPSQIEAAMRATTKPVVGYTYTSVRSGEDGRTNRISTDGGVERSVPELANFDRLSDRAALEEILAQSTVGTVIPALPRADRNEFFGVLEACHRHNVEVETLAEHDRSVLVEDERAGTDARSNLVGIDLQPWGFRSRVGKRLFDLCFAGLGLLCALPVMVVVAAAVKLDSPGPVFYTQERTTQFGDTFQVYKFRSMLPESESATPGQPRDRITRVGWVLRKTHLDELPQLWAILTGRMSVVGPRAAWTEEERLLEEEVRTWKKRWFVKPGLTGLAQVNDASSETPRTKLRYDLAYIETQSLWLDAKIVTRQVGRVLRDALSLLVSGVSKRIGRENGR; encoded by the coding sequence ATGACCGCGGACGCACAGTCGCAATCGTCGGTGACGATTGGGGGGGAAGAGAGTGGCGTGCATCCGAAAACCGCCTATCGCGCGCTCGCCGTCACGGGTACGGCTACGATAACGGTGCTTTGTTTTCTCCTCGTAAATACCCCCCTGATTCGGGCAGTACTCGACAGGGACCTCTCACCGACGAGCGGACCGTCCGAACAGTCCGTCGCCAGCGCCGAACCGCTACTGGCGCTCGGAGTGGTGGTCGCCGTGGCGGTCGCCGGAATGGCGCCGCTGTGCAAACCGAAGTCGCGGCGCGTTCTCGAGACGGTTCGAACGACACTTCGATCGCTCGCCCTCGTCGGCCTCGTTCTGGGGACGATCGGCTACGTCGGGTTCGCAGTTCGTCTCCCACCGAAGACGCTCGCGCTCTCGATCGGGTTTCTGGCTCTCTCGCTGTCGCTTTGGTTCGTCGGCCTCCAGCGCTTCCTGCGCAACCGAACCGAGGGAACGCTGATCGTCGGCACCGATCCGAGCCAGATCGAGGCCGCGATGCGGGCGACGACGAAACCCGTCGTCGGCTACACGTACACGTCGGTCCGCTCGGGCGAGGACGGGCGGACGAACCGAATCAGTACCGACGGGGGCGTCGAGCGGTCGGTGCCCGAACTGGCGAACTTCGACCGACTGAGCGATCGCGCAGCGCTCGAGGAAATCCTGGCGCAGTCGACCGTCGGAACCGTCATTCCGGCCCTTCCCCGAGCCGACCGAAACGAGTTCTTCGGCGTTCTCGAGGCGTGTCACCGTCACAACGTCGAGGTCGAGACGCTCGCGGAACACGACCGGAGCGTGCTGGTAGAAGACGAGCGGGCCGGCACGGACGCGCGTTCGAACCTCGTCGGGATCGACCTGCAGCCATGGGGGTTTCGAAGTCGTGTCGGAAAGCGGCTGTTCGATCTGTGTTTCGCCGGGCTCGGGCTCCTCTGTGCGCTCCCGGTGATGGTCGTCGTCGCCGCCGCCGTGAAACTCGACAGCCCCGGTCCAGTCTTCTACACTCAGGAGCGAACGACACAGTTCGGCGACACGTTCCAGGTCTACAAGTTCCGGAGCATGCTCCCGGAGAGCGAATCTGCGACGCCCGGCCAGCCTCGCGACCGCATCACGCGGGTCGGGTGGGTCCTTCGGAAAACGCACCTCGACGAACTGCCGCAGCTCTGGGCCATCCTCACCGGGAGGATGAGCGTCGTCGGACCGCGAGCGGCCTGGACCGAAGAGGAACGACTCCTCGAGGAGGAGGTTCGAACGTGGAAGAAACGGTGGTTCGTAAAGCCGGGCCTGACCGGACTCGCACAGGTGAACGACGCCTCGAGCGAGACCCCCAGAACGAAACTGCGATACGATCTGGCGTACATCGAGACCCAATCGCTCTGGCTCGACGCGAAAATCGTTACGCGACAGGTCGGGCGAGTGCTCCGCGACGCGCTCTCGCTACTCGTTTCGGGGGTTTCGAAACGAATCGGTCGCGAAAACGGACGGTGA
- a CDS encoding O-antigen ligase family protein: MGSRSSIPDPRSPLGRSSTSSSRPYTASAALLTALFVFVVPSVAIVTDFSVFRLLVAAVLAYALAVYWLDAAFEGACAAVIVLAVFNITASAVVPVTGGRSVRIVDVLLVGTLCWLLARRQYAPFSSLRKSGRLIVAFFLIFVLWTFLAGVVGNGPSSEAAFLYARAQFRYGLLCVTAALLVETTDVRSVLYPLVVALGGSLAFAVDEIFSGASGYPSHFGALGTTLQGIWPTPSLTSFPVDSSILYAGPPVGQNRIVVGMAIFFVPLVVAAVARSRLHPALSVAGVLGVVSVLASTADSAYIALCVAIAVVAVYWCHVVLGRYGLSRAQSLFLPLSMLVGAIAILWGIGAIAAGREEILFVQTNHLGVRLREYAVAVDVAARYPLFGVGGGENFERLMDRRWGVHNLFLANLVATGVPGFLAYVFSVIGATWLCVERLLRSGLDERWIWVGVLAAVLGFYAYAFWTIAFQRETLNAVYWILVGTTIGASWGGQ, translated from the coding sequence ATGGGAAGCAGGTCATCTATCCCGGACCCCCGTTCGCCCCTCGGTCGTTCCTCGACCTCGAGTAGTCGCCCCTATACCGCATCTGCAGCCCTCCTGACCGCGCTCTTCGTGTTCGTCGTCCCGTCGGTTGCTATCGTGACGGACTTCTCCGTTTTTCGGTTGCTCGTCGCGGCGGTTCTCGCGTACGCCCTCGCGGTATATTGGCTGGACGCCGCCTTCGAGGGAGCCTGTGCGGCGGTTATCGTCCTCGCGGTCTTCAATATAACCGCCTCCGCGGTCGTTCCCGTCACCGGCGGCCGCTCCGTCCGCATCGTCGACGTACTGCTCGTTGGGACGCTGTGCTGGCTACTCGCCCGCCGCCAGTACGCGCCCTTCTCGAGCCTCCGAAAGAGCGGTCGGCTGATCGTCGCCTTCTTCCTGATTTTCGTCCTCTGGACGTTTCTCGCGGGCGTCGTCGGGAACGGCCCCTCGAGCGAAGCGGCGTTTCTGTACGCTCGAGCACAGTTCCGATACGGGCTGTTGTGCGTGACGGCGGCCCTGCTCGTCGAGACGACGGATGTCCGCTCCGTCCTTTATCCGCTCGTCGTCGCGCTCGGCGGTTCGCTCGCGTTCGCCGTCGACGAGATATTCTCCGGCGCGAGCGGGTATCCGAGCCACTTCGGCGCTCTCGGGACGACGCTGCAGGGAATCTGGCCGACGCCGTCGCTCACGTCGTTTCCGGTCGATTCGTCGATTCTCTACGCCGGCCCGCCGGTCGGTCAGAATCGGATCGTGGTCGGGATGGCGATCTTTTTCGTCCCGCTGGTCGTCGCGGCGGTGGCACGCTCGCGACTGCACCCGGCGCTTTCGGTCGCCGGCGTACTCGGCGTCGTGAGCGTTCTTGCCAGCACGGCGGATTCGGCGTATATCGCCCTGTGTGTTGCGATCGCGGTCGTCGCGGTCTACTGGTGTCACGTCGTTCTCGGACGCTACGGGCTGTCTCGAGCCCAGTCGCTGTTCCTCCCGCTGTCGATGCTCGTCGGGGCGATCGCGATCCTCTGGGGAATCGGCGCGATCGCGGCCGGACGAGAGGAGATTTTGTTCGTCCAGACGAATCATCTGGGCGTCCGCCTGCGAGAGTATGCGGTCGCCGTCGACGTCGCCGCCCGGTATCCGCTGTTCGGGGTCGGTGGGGGCGAAAACTTCGAACGGCTGATGGACCGACGGTGGGGCGTCCACAACCTGTTTCTGGCGAATCTGGTCGCGACGGGCGTTCCGGGCTTTCTGGCGTACGTGTTTTCCGTGATAGGTGCAACCTGGCTCTGTGTCGAACGACTCCTGCGGTCTGGCCTCGACGAGCGGTGGATCTGGGTCGGTGTCCTCGCCGCCGTGCTCGGATTCTACGCGTACGCGTTCTGGACGATCGCGTTCCAGCGGGAGACGCTGAACGCGGTCTACTGGATACTCGTCGGGACCACGATCGGGGCCTCGTGGGGAGGTCAGTGA
- a CDS encoding glycosyltransferase: protein MSPNTATDDAVNVLQVCTYYYPFTGGIQNVVESLVTGIDSVRFRILASQPRGRPSVDEVDGTTVVRAGSLGAVASTPISPTFPYLLRKQLEWADVVHYHLPFPLGPVSHLLNRAAVPVVVTFHDDIIDKEPFVYPYNRVLDRFLRGVDTIIVSSPNMRDECARISKFSAKTTVIPLGIDVDETSVEPRTREGTRLLFVGRLVEFKGVEYLISAMRNLDASLSIVGKGPARESLERHAEAEGVSQKVTFEGFVSDERLEQLYRDADVFVLPSAGENESFGIVQLEAMSHGLPVINTALPTGVPFVSVDGETGLTVDPGEPDQIADAARTLFEDDNRYRRYSANAQRRVISKFDEQEMLEQTADVYRDVLERA from the coding sequence ATGTCACCGAACACAGCAACCGACGACGCGGTCAACGTTCTGCAGGTGTGTACGTACTACTACCCGTTTACCGGCGGTATACAGAACGTCGTTGAGAGTCTGGTTACCGGAATCGACTCCGTCCGGTTTCGCATTCTCGCCTCACAGCCCCGCGGACGCCCCAGCGTCGACGAGGTCGACGGAACGACGGTCGTCCGGGCCGGGAGTCTTGGCGCCGTCGCGTCGACGCCGATCAGCCCGACGTTTCCGTATCTGCTACGGAAACAACTCGAGTGGGCTGACGTCGTTCACTACCACCTGCCGTTTCCGCTCGGTCCAGTCAGTCACCTGCTCAATCGAGCGGCCGTTCCGGTCGTCGTGACGTTTCACGACGACATCATCGACAAGGAGCCGTTCGTCTATCCGTACAACCGGGTGCTCGATCGGTTCCTCCGCGGGGTCGATACTATCATCGTCTCCTCGCCGAACATGCGAGACGAGTGCGCTCGCATTTCGAAATTCTCGGCGAAAACGACGGTGATCCCGCTCGGGATCGACGTCGACGAGACGTCGGTCGAGCCCCGGACCCGCGAGGGAACGAGGCTCCTGTTCGTCGGTCGACTGGTGGAGTTCAAGGGCGTCGAATACCTCATCTCTGCGATGCGGAACCTCGACGCGTCGCTTTCGATCGTCGGAAAAGGTCCCGCTCGAGAGAGTCTCGAGCGACACGCCGAGGCAGAAGGCGTCTCGCAGAAAGTGACGTTCGAGGGCTTCGTCTCAGACGAGCGATTGGAGCAGTTGTACCGCGACGCGGACGTCTTCGTCCTGCCGTCGGCGGGCGAAAACGAATCGTTCGGCATCGTCCAACTCGAGGCGATGAGCCACGGACTGCCGGTCATCAACACGGCGCTTCCGACCGGCGTCCCCTTCGTGAGCGTCGACGGGGAGACCGGCCTCACCGTCGACCCGGGCGAACCAGACCAGATCGCCGACGCCGCCAGAACGCTGTTCGAAGACGACAATCGGTATCGTCGCTATTCGGCCAACGCACAGCGTCGCGTTATCTCGAAGTTCGACGAGCAGGAGATGCTCGAGCAAACCGCCGACGTCTATCGAGACGTGCTAGAGCGCGCGTGA
- a CDS encoding glycosyltransferase family 4 protein: protein MHVLLATNNLFPEPSATGSGRYNYEVGRRLVERGHDVSVVTRRRDSAPVRERVAGMDVWRYDASIPRLPMTLRTIDRCVASIDSAKPIDLASFHGALSSFGVDRALPDRIPRTYTLHGLWAVEYRERTDATSAWEAPWHRLNRKFRQRIEGRVMGNCETVIVLSEFMRKRLADFHPRVRSSTVIPGGVDVDRFAPRAGSDVDRVDQAASETDHFDPDACNFLTIRRLTPRMGLETLLDAFAEVHRENGDTHLYIGGSGPLRSELESRAVDRGIDSAVTFLGYVPDDRLAAAYAAADAFVLPTLELEGFGLATLEALSAGTPAIGTTAGATPEILEDLEDEPAVPESLLVPPGDADRMAALMSAWARVPPSERAAAGEASRSYVLESGYTWEAVTDRVERLFERISA, encoded by the coding sequence ATGCACGTGCTGCTCGCGACGAACAACCTCTTCCCGGAACCGAGCGCCACCGGCTCCGGGCGGTACAACTACGAGGTCGGTCGACGGCTGGTCGAGCGAGGCCACGACGTCTCGGTCGTCACCAGACGGCGAGATAGCGCACCGGTTCGGGAACGGGTCGCGGGAATGGACGTGTGGCGCTACGACGCATCGATTCCGCGACTCCCGATGACGCTTCGAACGATCGATCGATGCGTCGCCTCCATCGACTCGGCCAAGCCGATCGATCTGGCGAGTTTCCACGGCGCGCTGAGCTCGTTCGGCGTGGACCGGGCGCTTCCGGACCGAATCCCGCGAACGTACACCCTCCACGGTCTCTGGGCGGTGGAGTACCGAGAGCGGACGGACGCGACGAGCGCGTGGGAAGCCCCGTGGCATCGGCTCAACCGCAAGTTCCGCCAGCGGATCGAAGGCCGCGTGATGGGCAACTGCGAGACGGTGATCGTCCTGAGCGAGTTCATGCGAAAGCGCCTCGCCGACTTTCACCCGCGGGTACGCTCGAGCACCGTGATCCCCGGCGGCGTCGACGTCGATCGATTCGCTCCGCGAGCGGGATCCGACGTCGACCGCGTCGACCAAGCGGCGTCCGAGACCGACCACTTCGACCCGGACGCCTGCAACTTTCTCACCATCCGCCGGCTCACGCCGCGGATGGGCCTCGAGACGCTGCTCGACGCGTTCGCCGAGGTCCACCGGGAGAACGGCGACACCCACCTCTACATCGGCGGCTCCGGCCCGCTTCGAAGCGAGTTAGAGTCGCGCGCTGTCGACCGCGGCATCGACTCGGCCGTGACGTTTCTGGGATACGTCCCCGACGACCGGCTCGCGGCCGCCTACGCCGCGGCGGACGCGTTCGTCCTCCCGACGCTCGAGCTCGAGGGGTTCGGGCTCGCGACGCTCGAGGCGCTGTCCGCTGGAACGCCCGCGATCGGGACGACCGCCGGCGCGACGCCGGAGATACTGGAGGACCTCGAGGATGAGCCAGCGGTTCCGGAGTCGTTGCTCGTTCCGCCCGGCGACGCGGACCGAATGGCGGCCCTGATGAGCGCCTGGGCGCGGGTACCGCCCTCCGAGCGAGCGGCGGCGGGCGAGGCGTCCCGCTCGTACGTCCTCGAGTCGGGCTACACGTGGGAAGCTGTCACCGACCGGGTCGAGCGGCTGTTCGAACGGATCAGCGCCTGA
- a CDS encoding glycosyltransferase family 4 protein has translation MEIGFIHPSYPQGEGTGAVQSASRIVSELATRGHDVTVYCRESPPETGRDHPDLSIRSLERSGYPYHTGLQLDRALRDRRAEFEAYDVVHSYVMNALPALGEIAAETSAATVVTLNAYGGICAKNDLRYMDREPCTGNGLAKCATCSIATSGGHDEDGMLYRSASRLGYLKLVRDGERNADRIDAYHALSPHIRETYADFGFPRDRLEVIPNILDDRFSRPHESDFDEPYELLYVGSLDSHKGVERLIPILAALCRRSSARFRLTVVGDGGLRSDLERQVAANGLEDAVSITGWLPNEDLPSVFAAHDMFLYPGQWDEPFGRVFLEALATGTPVVASDVGSVESIVADGGRTTDGTVDGFVETVLKLLAADELESISAAAKRRAEAYRADVVVPQLVELYERALSR, from the coding sequence ATGGAAATCGGATTTATCCACCCGAGCTATCCGCAGGGAGAGGGGACGGGAGCGGTCCAGAGCGCCTCCCGCATCGTCTCCGAGTTAGCGACTCGAGGACACGACGTGACCGTCTACTGTCGGGAATCGCCGCCCGAGACGGGGCGCGATCACCCGGACCTGTCGATTCGATCCCTCGAGCGCTCGGGCTATCCGTACCACACGGGCCTCCAACTGGATCGAGCGCTCCGGGACCGACGCGCGGAGTTCGAGGCGTACGACGTCGTCCACAGCTACGTCATGAACGCGCTCCCGGCGCTGGGAGAGATCGCCGCGGAGACGTCGGCGGCCACCGTCGTGACGTTAAACGCCTACGGCGGAATCTGCGCGAAGAACGACCTCCGCTACATGGACCGGGAGCCCTGTACCGGAAACGGGCTCGCGAAGTGTGCGACCTGCTCGATCGCGACCAGCGGCGGCCACGACGAGGACGGCATGCTCTACCGATCGGCGAGCCGACTCGGCTACCTCAAGCTGGTTCGAGACGGCGAGCGAAACGCCGATCGAATCGACGCCTACCACGCCCTGTCGCCACACATACGGGAGACGTACGCCGACTTCGGCTTCCCGCGGGATCGACTCGAGGTGATCCCGAACATTCTCGACGACCGGTTTTCCCGGCCCCACGAGAGCGACTTCGACGAGCCCTACGAACTACTGTACGTCGGCTCGCTCGATAGCCATAAGGGAGTCGAGCGATTGATTCCGATCCTTGCAGCGTTGTGCCGGCGCTCGTCCGCGCGGTTTCGCCTGACCGTCGTCGGCGACGGCGGGCTCCGGTCCGATCTGGAACGACAGGTGGCGGCGAACGGGCTCGAAGACGCCGTCTCAATCACTGGCTGGCTCCCGAACGAGGACCTGCCGAGCGTGTTCGCCGCCCACGACATGTTCCTGTACCCCGGCCAGTGGGACGAGCCGTTCGGGCGGGTGTTCCTCGAGGCGCTGGCGACCGGGACGCCGGTCGTCGCCAGCGATGTCGGGAGCGTCGAATCGATCGTCGCCGACGGCGGGCGAACCACCGACGGAACCGTCGACGGGTTCGTCGAAACCGTTCTAAAACTCCTCGCGGCCGACGAACTGGAGTCGATCTCGGCCGCCGCGAAACGGCGGGCCGAAGCGTATCGAGCCGACGTCGTCGTCCCGCAACTCGTCGAACTGTACGAACGGGCGCTCTCGCGGTGA
- a CDS encoding GNAT family N-acetyltransferase, with the protein MTGPRERISSEYSYFTTEAAIGKSIGFREVDIERDLGRLHTWLNSEHVLPYWEQNDPLPVVRDTIRERATDPNQTLYIGYLDHTPMSYWESYWADEDRIGDYYDARPADQGFHLLIGPEEYLGKGYATPLVRAMVAFQFRHAETDRIVTEPDVRNDRAIRVFEKSGFDPVREVDLPDKTGLLMICERDGFEAGADP; encoded by the coding sequence ATGACTGGGCCACGGGAACGTATCAGTTCGGAGTACAGTTATTTCACCACCGAAGCGGCTATCGGGAAATCGATCGGCTTCCGGGAGGTGGACATAGAGCGCGATCTGGGACGACTCCACACCTGGTTGAACAGCGAGCACGTACTCCCGTACTGGGAGCAAAACGATCCGCTTCCGGTCGTTCGAGACACGATTCGAGAGCGGGCGACCGATCCCAATCAGACGCTCTACATCGGCTACCTCGACCACACGCCGATGAGCTACTGGGAGTCCTACTGGGCGGACGAAGATCGGATCGGGGACTACTACGACGCGCGTCCGGCCGACCAGGGCTTTCACCTGCTCATCGGCCCCGAAGAATACCTCGGGAAGGGGTACGCAACGCCGTTAGTGCGGGCGATGGTCGCGTTCCAGTTCCGTCACGCCGAAACGGATCGTATCGTGACGGAACCGGACGTCCGAAACGACCGCGCTATTCGCGTCTTCGAAAAGAGCGGCTTCGACCCCGTCCGCGAGGTCGACCTGCCCGATAAGACGGGTCTGCTCATGATCTGCGAACGCGATGGGTTCGAAGCGGGGGCAGACCCGTGA
- a CDS encoding lysine N(6)-hydroxylase/L-ornithine N(5)-oxygenase family protein — MTDGYDVLGIGVGPFNLGLAALLEDASADLEVCFLEQEPEFNWHEGMLIEETTLEVPFLADLVTMVDPSNPYSYLNYLSERNRLYEFYFYEEFFIPRREYNEYCRWVADQLPTLEFDQRVTDVRVEGDAFAVETVDPTSGERSSYVADDVVMGIGTQRHIPEQFEDHLGRDVFHSASYLHNRERCLEADSITVVGSGQSAAEVFRDLLERQADRSYSLDWLTRSRGFFQMTDAKLGHMIFTPDYTEYFYDLDQETKDELLADQGLLYKGIDEATSAKIYDALYQRSIGDDDPDVGLLAATAVTDIGPARADSDGYQLICEQWQEAEQFVHESEVVILGTGYNRTDPPFLAPLEDRIHRDEDGRLEITKDFRLETDLSAGEIFVQNAELHTHGVNAPDLGLGPYRNATIVNEIVGEDVYDDTRADTFQSFTVDDFVDRRGARRLPETRSQIPTDD; from the coding sequence GTGACCGACGGCTACGACGTCCTCGGAATCGGTGTCGGACCGTTCAATCTGGGGCTCGCCGCGCTCCTCGAGGACGCCTCGGCCGACCTCGAGGTCTGCTTTCTCGAGCAGGAACCGGAGTTCAACTGGCACGAGGGGATGCTCATCGAGGAGACCACGCTCGAAGTCCCGTTCCTCGCGGATCTGGTGACGATGGTGGACCCGTCGAACCCCTACAGCTATCTCAACTACCTCAGCGAACGGAACCGCCTGTACGAGTTCTACTTCTACGAGGAGTTTTTCATTCCCCGACGCGAGTACAACGAGTACTGTCGGTGGGTCGCAGATCAACTGCCGACCCTCGAGTTCGATCAGCGCGTTACCGACGTCAGGGTCGAGGGCGACGCCTTCGCCGTGGAAACGGTCGATCCGACCTCCGGCGAGCGCTCGAGCTACGTCGCCGACGACGTCGTCATGGGGATCGGGACGCAGCGACACATCCCCGAGCAGTTCGAGGACCACCTCGGGCGGGACGTGTTCCACTCGGCGTCCTATCTCCACAACCGCGAGCGCTGTCTCGAGGCGGACTCGATCACGGTCGTCGGCTCCGGCCAGAGCGCCGCGGAGGTGTTTCGCGATCTCCTCGAGCGACAGGCGGACCGCTCGTACAGCCTCGACTGGCTCACTCGGTCCCGCGGATTCTTCCAGATGACTGACGCCAAGCTGGGTCACATGATCTTCACGCCCGATTACACGGAGTACTTCTACGATCTGGATCAGGAGACCAAAGACGAACTCCTCGCCGACCAGGGCCTCCTGTACAAGGGCATCGATGAGGCGACGAGCGCGAAGATCTACGACGCGCTGTACCAGCGTTCTATCGGAGACGACGACCCGGACGTCGGGCTCCTCGCCGCGACGGCGGTCACCGACATCGGACCCGCTCGCGCCGACTCGGACGGCTACCAGTTGATCTGCGAACAGTGGCAGGAAGCCGAACAGTTCGTCCACGAGAGCGAGGTGGTCATCCTGGGAACGGGCTACAACCGCACCGACCCGCCGTTTCTCGCGCCCCTCGAGGATCGGATCCACCGCGATGAGGACGGCCGCCTCGAGATCACGAAAGACTTCCGGCTCGAGACCGACCTGAGTGCCGGCGAGATATTCGTCCAGAACGCGGAGTTACACACTCACGGGGTCAACGCCCCCGATCTCGGTCTGGGTCCCTATCGGAACGCGACAATCGTCAACGAGATCGTCGGCGAGGACGTATACGACGATACGAGGGCAGACACCTTCCAGAGCTTCACGGTCGACGATTTCGTCGACAGGCGCGGCGCTCGACGGCTCCCGGAAACTCGCTCGCAGATCCCGACCGACGATTGA